aAAATCACTCGACGTCATGCAGGCCATGCTGTCGTCATGTCATGGAAAGAGGAAATATAAGTACTCAGGTACATCTTCCAGTATGCACGCATTTGCAAAGCTAAGAAATCGAGAAGGGTCTCTTCTTCGTGTACTTACTGCATGCATGAAGGCGCATATACGCAAACTGCGTATACACTTGATTCAGGTCCGCGATTCGCTTTGCCAAGACGTACACCGGCATATTGTAGCCATATTTGTAGGCAAACTCTCCTGTCAGAAAGCGCCGATACACAGCAAAGTTCGTCGATATGAAAAGCAGCTGAGATGTGCAGACCGCAGCAACGGAGTGTTGAAATCAGTAGTACAGCTACGGACGACACCCTACTAGCGGGTCACTGGAGCATACAGTCATAGATAGAAACGAACACAGACACTCGTGAGCCACAAGCGCTGCGGCAGCAAAACTGGAGCTGTTGCCGTTACTCAAACGCTTAAATGGGGAAGCATCATCTAACATCATCATCTTGCAACCGACGGCCTGGAGGCGAAGAGGTGAAGGGCCAGGCAGCCTCCTCATTACTCAGGATCCAGGACTCAAAACGTCAGAAACACAGACGCATTCGCCCAGATCTTATGGGCCTCTGCCTCCACGAGCGTCGTGTGCGCTGGTGAGAGTCTATGTGTGGACACACGTTGACATGAGTACTGGTTCTACGGTCATAAACTTCGTGCCATACATACTGAAGCTCATTTTATATCACGTGGTGATACTTGTGTACGACTGCAGATGAACGTGTGTATGCACGTGTACGAGAATATGTGTATGTACGAGTTTGTATAAGAAATATCAACAGAAGTAGGCGTCGGGTCCTACCGCTTTGACCAGGTGGGCGCCTGTGCTCCCTGCACGTATGAAGTCGTGTACAGTTGTCCAATCCGCGTTGCGTATATGCATTCCCGTCGTATTCATTACGttcgtatatatgtatgtgtgtgtaggtagaAAGCTCAACGGTCGTGGATCTCCACGACGGCGGAGCGAGAGCCTCAGAGAAAAATAGTCGTACACAAAGGAAATGTTTTGTGTCGAATGCGATCAAACGCAGAGGCGCGCAGCAGATCTCCTGCGTGTAAGGCATCCATTGATGACGCCCTACGCAGCATCGTGCGCCCCGTTCGTAGATATGCGAATGTAAGTGAACGACTGAGACAAGAGCGAACGCTGACAAACGCAACGAGCGCTGAACACTTGTGCACCAGAGTCTGACATGTACACAGAGTATAACTAATCGAGTAGAAATCGTTTTGAGAGAGTTTAATCTCAAGTTTCTGGGTAGCACGTGAAGCGGTGTGCTACGCTGCTACGCCGCAAATAGCGCATATATTACCCTTGCAAGGCATCGTACTGTACTGCAATCGAAGTACAGTTGCAGCGAGAGCCATGAGAGATAACAGAAGTTTCGGCTATCATGCAACTAAAAAAAATGCACCGCAACAGCTAGTAGGTAGCCAATTTCCAGTAGGTATGTCAACAGGGGCCCACGAGGAAATTATAGTTCAGCCCTATGTGCAGTCAAGATTGAAGCAGGTACTGCCTGGTGAATGTCTCGCTGAGGTGGTGACATAGGGTGCGCCGAATCAGGAGAGCAGCGCTACTGCACAGCAGATTTTCAAGAGATTTGATGAGGACAATAGCAAAGACCAAAGCGTGATAGCTTCTGGCGAAAGGAGAGTAACGGAAAACGAACGCGTAATACGGGCAGAAGAACTGACTAAGCTTCTGACAGACATGGAGAGGacaaggaggggaaggagggcggCCTTCTGGAGGGAAAATGACCTACCAGCTTCTTGTCGAGCGCGAAACGCAATACTTCGGCAATCCGGGAACAACCCGACAAAGCAGCCGCCAATTGTAGAAGACAGACTGTACAGAGAGGAAACAAAACTGGTGTCAAGGTACTTATCCTGCGTGCATCGGAAGAGGAACAAAAAAACGCACACACGGACACGTAGAAGCACCTACCACACGTCGAGTTCACCGAACCGATACCACATacaaagatacacacagacacgcgcacacAGGCACAAATTTATAGAAGCACCTACCACACCTTCCGTTCACACCCGAccagaaccacacacacacatcacacatacacacacacgaaaacacacacacacacatacgcacagagATGTGGAAGCTTCTACCAGACGTAGATTTTACGGGAGCTGAACTACATACGCACTACGCTTACATACTTAGAAGCACGTACCCACGGGTCGGCCCTGGGTTCCTGTTGACTGGTGCCTCAGAAGTCATCGAGGTTTACGACTCGCGTCTTAGTGACAGAATACGTAGTAGCCGTTCCATTCCTTTCAAGAGAATGAAGAACGAAAGGTATATACAGGTATATACAATAGAAAGGGTGAGACAGCAAAAAATACATAGAACGAACATACAGTTCTCTGAAAAGATATCGACGAAAgcgttcaggggcccaaggagggGAGAGCAGCGCGTCTGGCAGGAGCACTGAACACGGCGAGAAGAATATACACAGCGCGACATGGCCGCGGAAGCGGAGAAGGAGGACATGAGGACAGCAGGAGAGCAGCCGGCCTTCACTGGCACGATGTACGTGCGTTTAGAGGGCACATACGTGCGCGCCAGGCTGGCGTATTTGCAGCCGCCTAAGTCACTGATTCATAACTTCCGTGTGCACATACCTCGAGCAGGGAAGCGAATAGATATTCAGCAGCACGAAACAAAGGCAGTCTATGTGTTCGCCGAACAGCAACTGCGCTACAGCAGCAGGCCCACGAACAATGAAAAACTCTAAAACTTTCCGATGTACTGTGCGCTACAGAAGTGAATCTTCATGTGCTGTTGTTCATACTGCCGCCCACGGCATATGTTTTATGGAAAGAATACGTCTCCCAGGAAATTCGGAAAGATAGTAAGTATGCTCGCACTTGGCGGGATGTATGTGCGTGTGAGCGACATGGCCTCCAAATGTGTCCAATTCCACCGTTCCTCCCACTAATGAGCGCTGTTACGCATCACGTCCGCAGCAGAGCATATGTAGACAGCCCGGCGGTTCCTGTCGGTCACATATTATTGCTGCTGTCAGCGTTTTTGCAGACAGCAAGTAATATGAACGCTTCGAAGGAGAGCGGCTGTGCCTGTACAGGCCCGTTCATATACAAAGCGCATGTGATGCGAAGCAGCACGCTGAAGTACACCGTTCGAGGGTAAGGACGCAGAAACGGCAACAGCAGCACAGTAGTAACATGCGCACTACAGCCACCCACAACACTAGAAAAGAAAGCAGGTAATCAAATGTAGCTTCTTCCAATTCGATTGCGAATTTCTCTAACTTTGTATTTGCCCTCATGTTCCAAGTAATCATTGGCACCCCACTGATATTTACGAATGAAGTACACATTAGAGCACGATATGTGGCCTCCATAGCCTACAGGGCTTGTGCAAGCCCGCTAGGCAAGGAGTTATAGCGAGCTCCATGAAATATAACCTGCAATGTCTACCATGTGCGAGTCAATGTTCTCACGATACTGTTCTGCTTTGCAAATCTCACAGCACCGTGATGCAACACAGAAATGTGACTGGTGTGGCGGGGAACCCTTGTGGCTGTGGCTTCCGTATTTGTACGTCTGCTGCTGTTTTGGCGCCTTGCAAACGTTTGCTCTGATGTTGTCGGTAGTGCTTATCTGCACGAGCCGTAGATCGCCTATTACGCATGTAATTTtgacagcagctgctgcctcccctccaCTGCGAAAGCACGAAATGCGCAATCACGGCTTCTGCGTGTATCGACGAGGCCTTCAGCGCTATGATCGCCGCTTGCTTTGCGTGTAGAATATCCCGGCAGTATGTGCTGCTACCCCTCGATGCTCGTCATTAGCTTCAAACCGTGTGCTGACGCGCGGCACTCGTGTCGCTTGGCCGACCTCTACCTCTAGCAGCGGCGTCTTCGCCAATGAAGCAGCGTGATTGCTGGTAGCAACAGCACCTCGAGTCTACGTTGCTTGCCCATCCAGATGCCTTCCCAGCCCCGGCAGTGCGCAGACTGTAACCAGTCCGTGAGCAAATCCGCCGTTGATAATAtgtcatgtgtatatatgtgtgtaagtatgtatgtatgtgtatgtgctgcACAATTATAAGAAGTGACTGCTGTTAGTTTGTGAAGGGCAGAATAGATGTAGTAATACTGATAGATAACAGTGTTTTCTAATCATATAGTAAAGccacaaaaaaagaacaaacccgGAGCGACTGACACAAGACGCATTGACTTGATTCGAAGTATGAAGAAAAGGGTCACTGTTTTCTGTATAAGTACTTATCACGAGAAGGGGCTGCGTTGGCGGCGTCTGAGACATGTGGGGCCCGCGCTTGATTCTATATAGAATTTCATACCTGGCTGAGCTGCTGAGCAGCCACTTTCTTTTGCACTACCACGCAGGCACATTCTTCCCCTTTGACAGCGACGCATGACAAGTTGCAGTTACGCACTGCCTTCATGGCATACTCTGAGGGAGGCACAGTTGCAAAACAGAGGAAGCTCGCAAAAAAAAGAGCTCTGCAAATGAGAAAGCCCCGTAAGGAAGACTGGACGGGACACCGACGATGAAGCGAAGGCACTATCGACATAACAGGAGCAAAGGCACGGAGAGAGAGCAGCAACACATCTGAGTAGAGTTTTTCAAGAATGCGAGAGAAGCACGCAGCAACTGgaaacaaacatacacacacacatggcaacaACGCACCACCGTCTATGTATCTCAGTACAGCCGTCCTGCGACTCGAGTCCCGGCAGACATCGTGTGAGAAACTCCTTATGCCAATATCTTCTGCGCATACGTTGGACACGATGCAGATTCCGCTATCTCCGATACTTCCACCTGTAAACGCTTGGGTACGTGGATTCATGTGTGGTCCTATAtaactctctctgtctgtgtcacTTCCGTTCGTCTGCGTACGCCGCTGTGAGCGTGCGTTTGTGTAGCTGCATCTGTGTTTGTATTTAAGTGGGCTTCTGTGTGTTGGGTGAAGTTCCATCTGTGTGTACGAGGGGACGTGATGTGTCGGTGTCTCGGTTACTACGTGTCTGCGTGTATACATGTTTGTGATTACTAGCGCAAGCACTCATTTACATATGAACGTGCGATTGAAAATGTACACAGATGAGTACATAATCAAGTATATATGTACATgggctatatatatgtgtgtgggaaTAAGCAAGCGTAATACATTAGCCGTGTACATTTGTGAATATGCTCACATCACACGTATGTGGCCATACACAAGCAGGACGAACAACATGCGCTTTTCGTACGCCACGAGAATAGAGACGTGGGAGCCACAGATAAGTAGAAGCACGCAGACGTACGACAGACGCACATAACCAACTTCACGAGCATGTCTATGCTTCCGTACAGACACCTATTATGCACCTCGTATACAGACATGCAGATTTTCAAATCATCTGAGCAAGAGGGCTGTAATACCCATTCATAACTGCTATTATCACAGAGAGGAGTTCAACCTCGCCAGTAGAACAACAGCTACCTGTGTGTACATCGGCCCCTCTCGCGTTAAGGGGTAGTAAGCTACGGGGGCCTGTTCGTGCTACACACTGGTAGAGCTATGTTGTAAAGAGACATATATGCTCTCTCTcacaggttatatgcaaatatatatctatatgtaaatTATATGCACTACTATTAGGGCCATCTTCTGAAAAGATATATATGCTATTTGTCGggttatgtacatatatacagtcACATATGTAAagggagaggtgagagagagcaagagaggtacatgtgtgtgtttttgtgtacATAGTTAATCCATAGGTTTTCTTGAGCATATATACGAGTCTTTGGTACTCATGTCTACGTGTACACGAGTGTCCACCTGTGACTACATCCCTGCGCTTGTCCTCTTGCGGTAGTACTCTTCTGATAGAATAATGCTGTTGTTTGCTACAAATGCATGTAGGCACTGGCGACAAACAGGCAACAGGCGTAGGCAGCCTGCGAATGTGTGGATCCACCACCGCATACTATATCGCAAAAGCTCTGCCAACGCGTGCATACTTTTGAGCACGAAGACCCGTCACTGCTTCACTACGTCGCACAGACATATACgcgaacacgcacacacacacacgctctccACAGGCACACACCTACACTCACGcagtacacaaacacacacactcctagatacccacacatagacacacacatacacactctcccACCACAGACGAACACCTACAGTCACACAGTACAAACACAACCACACGCCTACGCACACACATATACTCCCATACACCCACATatgcatacacagacacagacTCACACCACACATAACCATACACCTaccccacacacatatacacacacacagacaggcacCTACCGCAACCACATACAACCCACATATATGCGTCCAAATATATACCGCTGTGATGTCGTACTAAGGGACAATAATCACACCTAGCCGGTATGGCCGGTTCGCTGCGAGGAAGCTGCTATAATGCGCAAATGTAAACTTGCCGTTAGGAAGGATATCACTGGCAAAAACGTTTCCTATTCGAGCAATGTCTCGATGTCCTGCGTTCAGCGCTGTACAACAGAAGGTATTGACATGCGCCTTTAGAAGTCTCTCTAGCGGACGTGGATTTCGCGTTGCACCCACTTGAATGCGGAACGCATCATAGAAACTTGGGATATTGAGAGTTGTGTGTATTTAAAAAGCCAGTGTGTCACCAAAACTGAAGCCGCGCGTTAATCAAATATGAAGATGCTTGGCACACAAGCGCAAACCTATTGAGAAGAGGATGGCAGCTTAATGACAGGATGCCCTCACTGGCCTCCGAGACAATCGTATTGGGAGACTGGCATAAGGAGTAGTAGTGGCAAGGCACTACGTATTCTCTCGTCCTTTCAAGAACTCTCGTACGAACCAAGACTTAGAGTAGTAGTGGCAAGGCACTACGTATTCTCTCGTCCTTTCAAGAACTCTCGTACGAACCAAGACTTAAAATGAAAGTTGTCTTGCTAATATTTACTCTGTGGCCACTGTGCAGCTGCTGTGGACTCTAGCTCTGAGAGGAGAAAGCAAATACGGGCACTACAGCTCCAGGAACGTACATGGCATTCGATTCCCCTTCAGAGCTAGTGACAAGTACCACAGGAGACTGCACTCACGCAAGTACACATGAATATACATGCAGATAtacatataggtatatatattcATCTTTCTATGTAGGAAGAATGCACACTTATGTCTCGTGCATGTCTTGTAAAGGATAAAGAGAGCACTAGAAAATGTTGTCGAACGATGCACCGCTTTATTCGGTACTCGTGTGTAAAACTTTTTCATGACGAGCGAAGCGTAGGTAGTACACCTACCGACTTGGTACAAGTTGCCATCGGGGGAAAATATGGTGATGTGTCGATCGTACATCGCCTGGCTGCCTCGGCCTGCCATGTTTCCTTTGTTTACGAACTGCCAGGAAAACGAAGCAAAGGATCCTCTAGTTTACAGGAGTTTCTCTACTAGCTGAAGATCGTGCGGGAGCAGGGTGGATGCAGTGGCTGTCGCTGGCACACAGTGGGGTCCCTATCTTCGAACGAACAGGGATCTCCAAGAAGTTGCAgacaaacatacatacaaacgGGGAGAAACAGAACAAACACACAAATCGCGGACACGACAGTCAGAGCGCTCGCTGAGACGACTTTCTGGCCCGTGTTTTTCTGCTGGGTATCACACGTCATCGCGCATCTTCTCCCCCCACTCACGTCGAAGGCCACAGCGAGAAGCCCTCCGGCAAAAACAATGCATAATATAGCCGTCTCCGAAGAAGAAAAATTAGGTACATCTAAGAATGCTGGTCTTACACAAGGGGGAAACGAACTGAAAGATGTGAAATTACATAAACCATTATGACAAAACAGAGGTGCACACGACAGGAGACGTGGATGTCGGGAAGGGAGGAGAACATGTACCGTGCCACACTGTGTGCCTTGTGAGCGGGGAAGGCATACTTGCTAACAATATCATCTGGAAGACGGTTTTGCGAGGGGACCGAGGGTAGAATGTGTACACAAAGCAGGACTCGTTCGAAGGGACCACCAGGAGACGCGGGAATATCAGACCAGGAGCCTATTAGCCAATGGTTGTTAAAGGAGTGACGGATTGGGAGCTGGGAAACGGCTGTAATTtctgaaagaaaagcagaatagTGTAGTGGCAGACCAGTGCCTGTGTGCGCCAGTCTTCTGTTGGGGAATGGACGGACGGTGCTGTAGTTGTCAGCGACGTGACAGATAAGCCCCTCTATACAGTGTGTGTACGAGACTATGAGAAGAACATCCAACAAAACCATCGAAGAACAAAGCTGTGGGGGGCAGAGAACGGGAACAAGCCACATAAACATGAAAGAGAGCTGTCGGAGACACGCCTGTCCAGAGAAGGGGGGCGTTGGACCGGGTTGGGAAGTACGTGTGAAAAAAGAAGAAGCACATCAGTCGCCTACCCCTCCAGCGACACTTCGCAGGAGAAAACTGTAAGTGCGCAAGCGTAGCTTGAGTAGTTCGCGAATAGACGTGGATTACTGATGTTTAGTGCATGAAGCACAAGTTTTGTGAGCACATGCCTGTCCCGATGGCCTTCTGTACAAACACACTGCAGGACATGCTCGCATGTAGCAGCTGCGCTACTGCACCGGAGGCGTCACCGCAATCACTGGAGCCACAAATCCTGGTTTACGCACTGTTCTCATGTTTGCCGCTTTTGGGCCTGTACAAAGAATAGACCAAATGTACCGAGTTAGAGTAAGCTCCTTTGACCGTTCGCTTTTGACCACGGAATTACGCGCCTCCGCACGTGTACCATGCCCGGGATCACACCGTGTGCACCTAGAATGATGTGCTGCGCTCGTGAGATTCTCCTCCTGAAGGGCAGAATATCTTTTTGGGTTGAAATGCCGCATATGTTACCACTTCTCTGCGCGCTCTGCTCGTGCTAGCGCAATATCCCAATACACGTTGCGCACACCCACGAGTTCTTCAAAATCCACAGCACACTTCGTATGTCCGATAGAAAAGTTATGGAGTATTTTTTCTCTGAGTCCCACGTAAGCAGACTGCTGCGTGTGGAATTGTCGGGTTAGAGTGCAGCATATGAAGAAGCTATACACATCCTGCTGCGGAGGCCACAAAAGTCGCTTCACGATCTGCTGGCTGTACATACCACTGCGGCAATTCTCCGGTTGTGCGTACTGCTAGCGCACTGTACCTGCACGTGCCGGCATCGATTCCGTGATTGTCCATTCGCGTTTACAGGAAGAGGGGAAAGACAACAAGCAGTAAGATAGTCTGTGAAGCCAGCGAGAGCTGTCAGGTGAGCCTCCCTCGAGCGATCTGGAAAAGAGAGTCTTCGCAACATAAGCAAGGCGAAACGCGAGCTGTCACCTGTCTATCGCCTACGGCAGGGTGCCCTGACTACCCCGCTAGAGCTGCAGACTCTGACTCCCCAAAAGCGCGAGATGCTGATATGGTATCGCCAAGAGAAGTATTTGTTCTGCCGCAGTTGGCGCACGGCACGCTACGCACGCTGCGGGTGTATTTTCTTGTAATACCTGCTCAGTCACTCCGATTCAAAGGTGATCGCAATTGAAAGCTGAATATATATCAAGGCTACACCTCTGCAATGGTCAAAGATGCCGACTGGACATTACGCGATTGAGAGAAGCAAAACCCCCCAGACATTCTGCAGACGAGAGAAGCAAAACTCTCAAGCGCGGAGGTACGACTTGGCCGGTGCCGTGCTCTCCCTGCGCCGTACACGAAGTACCGAGTATGATTCTTGGCGTGTGCTCCAGTAGTGCACTAAGCCTGTTGTACATCGTACTCAGCGGTACAGGCGTGACACTTGGTGCGGTACCGGAGTAAACCCCTTCACGTGTGGCTTGCCAAAGCCCACATGTACTCGAGTGTCCGTCCATCCTGAAGCTAGAACCGACACGCGTTGACAACATATTCACCGACAACGTCTGAATAGTTTCTCTGCTGGACCAAGGATGCGGCCTCGCAGAGAATCCTGTCTACCCTGCAGCACGACATCGATCCTAAGAAGTCGCGTCCGTGCGCTGTACCAGACACCTTCGAGCTGATATAGCACAGCTGTCAACTTCCGTCATTTAACAAATTAGAAATCGAGAGTGAGGTCTTGGTATGAGTCCTGTGGAATAAGTGGTACGTGTTTGCGTAGGAACATCTTTGTGCGCAGGACTGCGTCCAGCCTGCTTTCCGTCTTCCGTTCGTTGAGCCGCTTACGTATATGATTGTGTCCAGGCAGCCTCAAGCCAAGCACGTTGTCTatacatgtaaaaaaaatatCTAGTGTCTCATTATCTACCGTCGCGCGTGCTCCCTCCTGTTCAATTGAGACACGCTGGACACAATACAGCTAAAGAGGTAGCTCCGCGAGCATCGTGCAAAAACGTCCTCAGTTGGCAACGCGTTTGAGAGAGCGTAGTCTGCCACGGACCATGGAAGACGCAGCACAAACATCCCATCCCCGGGGGCGTTTCTCCTGTTCAGAGTTTAAACGAGAATCCCAAACGTGTACATCAGTGCACATTTAGACGCTCTGTCCCCCATGCACTAGAACGTGTGCTTTACGATACATTCTGCCGCCCTATCACGAAGCCACTCGAGTGGCATAAAATAGGACTTTTACGCTGCCTTGTGCGCAAATTTGACCATGATGATCGCGCGAGGCGGAAAGAATGTATCAAGCTTATTGCCGCCGGCAATTGTCGGAACCGTTAGCAGGCTTTTGCTGCCCCTCGCTGGGACTCTACCGCTAGCGAACAGTTTGCAAAGAGGTGCTAGACTCTCATGGGCAGCGCTCGAAGCGTTCTCTCTGTATTTCGGCTTGGTAACTTACTCTTCAAATGTAAACATCGTCAGCGTGCACCAAAGTAGGTAAGAGCTGTTGGCTACGTGGGAGCGCTTACGTAAAGCGATGCGAGGTTTTGACGCGTTCAGGTGGTGCTCGGAAAAAATACGTGGCAAAATCTGCGATTCTGTATGTTCGTGGAATTACTGCTTAGTAGAGCGCTGCGAGGCGCACCTGAATGTCCGAGCGGCACGTGTGCTATCGCTGCGCGGCGAGACACAGTTACATCTGCCGGCACACACTCGAGAGCTGACTCGAAAGAGACGTTTGTCACCGAGTTTCATCTGTATTTTACACTGAGCAGCCTGATCGGCTTCTCCACTTGACGAAATTATAGGTGAATCCCCATGCCGCGCGCCGCAGCCACCATATACGGGCCCGTTTCTATGTCGCGCACATGCACTGTTGCTCTTATGCATGTCCTACATGGGAAGCCCGGCTTCATGAGCGACACGTCATTATAGAACAACCGCCTGCGTACTCCACAGGCGAGATGAAGGGCATCTTACAATTGACGACGAACATCGCCAGGAATAGAATTCCTTCTTCTCAGAGGAGCGACCACCGGCTAGAGGGACAAGGATGCAAAGATGCAAACGCGGTAGCTCACTTACAAACGCCGTCACTAAAGTGCAGACGTGGCTATCTGTCACTTTCACATGCAAACGATTTCTATACGAAAACATGTTCACATATACTTGAAAGTCCCCTGCCTTCGAAAGTCGCCATACAATCTACAATTATGTCCACGCACTGTATAGTGAGAGGAAAAATACAGCTCCTATGTGAAGTGTGCTAATCTACTGCCTCGCACCTATGAGACTACGGACTTCATTTTTGATGACAAGTGCTGTTTCTTCAGGATACAACACGACCGATCTTTTCGAAAGATGCAGATGTCAAACGCACGCACCGCTCACGCATTGACGGTTTATTcacatccttgctgc
This is a stretch of genomic DNA from Ochotona princeps isolate mOchPri1 unplaced genomic scaffold, mOchPri1.hap1 HAP1_SCAFFOLD_2619, whole genome shotgun sequence. It encodes these proteins:
- the LOC131479254 gene encoding uncharacterized protein LOC131479254, which produces MAGRGSQAMYDRHITIFSPDGNLYQVEYAMKAVRNCNLSCVAVKGEECACVVVQKKVAAQQLSQDKYLDTSFVSSLYSLSSTIGGCFVGLFPDCRSIAFRARQEAGEFAYKYGYNMPVYVLAKRIADLNQVYTQFAYMRLHAC